In Papio anubis isolate 15944 chromosome 17, Panubis1.0, whole genome shotgun sequence, the following are encoded in one genomic region:
- the CRYBA1 gene encoding beta-crystallin A3, whose translation MARRLKKPFPPGTDKGPGLFGSRMVKGINIKDKGTGSQARCYTNPLEDPGLAIEVLTRTPNNQNTDWYCDECQKSRKKASGCGLEKAGKHLRRQGQETLPTTKMAQTNPTQGSLGPWKITIYDQENFQGKRMEFTSSCPNVSERSFDNVRSLKVECGAWIGYEHTSFCGQQFILERGEYPRWDAWSGSNAYHIERLMSFRPICSANHKESKMTIFEKENFIGRQWEISDDYPSLQAMGWPNNEVGSMKIQSGAWVCYQYPGYRGYQYILECDHHGGDYKHWREWGSHAQTSQIQSIRRIQQ comes from the exons ATGGCCCGCAGGCTGAAAAAGCCCTTTCCTCCTGGAACTGACAAGGGACCTGGCCTGTTTGGGAGCAGAATGGTGAAAGGAATTAACATTAAAGACAAAGGGACAGGCAGTCAAG CACGATGCTACACCAATCCCCTAGAAGACCCAGGCCTTGCCATTGAGGTGCTCACCAGGACACCCAACAACCAGAATACAGATTGGTACTGTGATGAGTgccagaaatcaagaaagaaggCAAGTGGCTGTGGGCTGGAGAAGGCAGGAAAGCATCTGAGGAGGCAAGGTCAAG AAACCCTTCCAACCACGAAGATGGCTCAGACCAACCCTACGCAGGGGTCCCTGGGGCCATGGAAG ATAACCATCTATGATCAGGAGAACTTTCAGGGCAAGAGGATGGAGTTCACCAGCTCCTGTCCAAATGTCTCTGAGCGCAGTTTTGATAATGTCCGGTCCCTCAAGGTGGAATGTGGCGC CTGGATTGGTTATGAGCATACCAGCTTCTGTGGGCAACAGTTTATCCTGGAGAGAGGAGAATACCCTCGCTGGGATGCCTGGAGTGGGAGTAATGCCTACCACATTGAGCGTCTCATGTCCTTCCGCCCCATCTGTTCAGCT AATCATAAGGAGTCTAAGATGACCATCTTTGAGAAGGAAAACTTTATTGGACGCCAGTGGGAGATCTCTGATGACTACCCCTCCTTGCAAGCCATGGGTTGGCCCAACAACGAAGTCGGCTCCATGAAGATACAAAGTGGGGC CTGGGTTTGCTACCAATATCCTGGATATCGTGGGTATCAGTATATCTTGGAATGTGACCATCACGGAGGAGACTATAAACATTGGAGAGAGTGGGGATCTCATGCCCAGACTTCCCAGATCCAATCGATTCGCCGAATCCAACAGTAG